In one window of Microbacterium natoriense DNA:
- a CDS encoding MFS transporter: MIRATRDRQGLTASSLLALATGMTLGNVGGNLMPLLLDGFMKRFDLSATTAGMIAAVQLLMTAAVALTFSARAAGLGRVRLSQIGLAVAAIGFTCAWIAPSTEILFGANAVIGAGLGATFAAASAALSSTPNSDRATTLTLLSSTIAIAALILAIPLANRLLGDAGGFALLAGCCALGLVLVRGLPRTTMAHRAGDGPPLSWVFVAAVALFGMSEQGIWSYADVLGRTGAGLDASSAAAVLGVAAIAALAGVPLGVLLRRVVGTRAALACVLALGVAAKVAVVTTGSPGVFAVACVVWQVGYLATLVLVLAAAAQFDRSGRWVAASAGALALGTGIGPAAVGLTLDHLGPTGLATGVVIAISLAAIRLLQLPLSPNGAVTESLDSDAPSA, encoded by the coding sequence GTGATCCGCGCGACTCGGGACCGCCAGGGGCTCACAGCGTCATCGCTGCTTGCGCTCGCCACAGGCATGACGCTCGGCAACGTCGGCGGAAATCTGATGCCTTTGCTGTTGGACGGTTTCATGAAGCGCTTCGACCTCTCAGCGACGACAGCAGGCATGATCGCCGCCGTGCAATTGCTGATGACTGCAGCAGTGGCGTTGACATTCTCCGCGCGCGCTGCAGGCCTCGGACGGGTACGCCTCAGCCAGATCGGACTCGCCGTCGCTGCCATCGGGTTCACCTGCGCCTGGATCGCACCGTCGACCGAGATCCTCTTCGGGGCCAACGCCGTCATCGGCGCTGGTCTGGGCGCGACTTTCGCCGCAGCGTCAGCCGCGCTCAGCTCCACTCCGAACAGCGATCGCGCAACGACCCTCACGTTGCTCTCCAGCACCATCGCCATCGCTGCCCTGATACTGGCGATTCCGCTCGCGAACAGACTCCTCGGTGACGCTGGTGGCTTTGCACTTCTGGCCGGTTGCTGCGCACTCGGCTTGGTGCTCGTGCGCGGACTGCCCCGAACGACCATGGCCCATCGTGCGGGCGATGGCCCTCCGCTGAGTTGGGTGTTCGTCGCGGCCGTCGCACTGTTCGGAATGAGCGAGCAAGGGATCTGGTCGTATGCGGACGTGCTTGGCCGCACCGGCGCAGGGCTCGACGCCTCGTCAGCAGCCGCGGTCCTCGGCGTCGCGGCCATCGCTGCCCTCGCCGGCGTGCCGTTGGGCGTCCTTCTTCGTCGCGTTGTCGGGACACGTGCCGCGCTCGCATGCGTCCTTGCGCTCGGCGTTGCCGCAAAAGTCGCCGTCGTAACCACCGGCTCCCCCGGCGTCTTCGCCGTCGCGTGCGTCGTCTGGCAGGTCGGCTATCTTGCAACACTCGTACTCGTGCTCGCCGCGGCGGCCCAGTTCGATCGAAGCGGAAGGTGGGTTGCAGCTTCGGCCGGGGCCCTTGCACTCGGAACGGGAATCGGGCCGGCAGCCGTCGGGTTGACACTCGACCACCTCGGCCCGACGGGTCTCGCGACAGGCGTCGTCATCGCGATATCGCTCGCGGCAATTCGACTCCTGCAATTGCCGCTGAGCCCGAACGGTGCCGTGACGGAGAGCCTGGACTCGGATGCGCCTTCCGCCTGA
- a CDS encoding serine hydrolase domain-containing protein, which translates to MKRMLILGGALGAVLTGGTWLWRHHGELASNRPVNEWTFTHMDKLMPSERVLRPESSRALLRRGKLPDVRYCFDGRRYSLAELHRRTNTTSFVVVHRGRVVAEEYPGWFAAPGVRFQAFSLTKSVTSLLIGIALEQGEIGSIDDPIVDYCPQLRGSGYDGPSIGDLLNMTSGVGGLEDWSVADAPIHRFERAVTTGGSVLDVIRSLPIMSAPGQRFNYSTIDSHVLGWVLEAATGRTLAQNASARLWSPMGAEHEGYYFLTRGRPRTALGGGSLNSTARDLARIGMVMADGGRVGADQVVPEAWVLRSRGAGAPSLQVGALGPSGYPHYGYSNQWWTLGGPHRAFTGLGVHGQYLWVDPDRETVIVKTSAWNHPDDPDRDRETVAALSAVVDALQESGSTTAPG; encoded by the coding sequence ATGAAGCGGATGCTGATTCTGGGCGGAGCGCTCGGTGCGGTGCTGACCGGAGGGACATGGCTGTGGCGACACCATGGCGAGCTTGCCTCGAATCGCCCCGTCAACGAGTGGACGTTCACCCACATGGACAAGCTGATGCCGAGCGAACGCGTGCTCCGGCCGGAGTCCTCACGCGCTCTTCTGCGTCGCGGAAAGTTGCCGGACGTGCGGTACTGCTTCGACGGGCGGCGCTACTCACTGGCTGAGCTGCATCGCCGCACGAACACCACGTCGTTCGTCGTCGTGCATCGCGGTCGTGTGGTGGCGGAGGAGTATCCGGGATGGTTCGCGGCCCCCGGTGTTCGATTCCAGGCGTTCTCCCTCACGAAATCCGTCACCTCGCTACTCATCGGCATCGCCCTTGAACAAGGGGAGATCGGCTCGATCGATGACCCGATCGTGGATTACTGTCCGCAGCTGCGGGGCTCCGGGTACGACGGCCCGAGCATCGGCGATCTGCTGAACATGACCAGCGGCGTGGGAGGTCTCGAGGACTGGAGCGTCGCGGATGCTCCGATCCACCGTTTCGAGAGGGCGGTCACGACGGGTGGTTCCGTGCTGGATGTCATCCGCTCGCTGCCGATCATGTCTGCGCCGGGTCAGCGGTTCAACTACTCGACCATCGACAGTCATGTCCTCGGCTGGGTCCTCGAGGCGGCGACAGGACGAACTTTGGCGCAGAATGCCTCAGCTCGACTGTGGTCGCCGATGGGCGCGGAGCACGAGGGGTACTACTTTCTCACCCGCGGTCGACCGAGGACCGCTCTGGGGGGAGGGTCGTTGAACTCCACCGCGAGAGATCTCGCCAGAATAGGCATGGTCATGGCCGATGGCGGGCGGGTCGGTGCGGATCAGGTGGTGCCCGAAGCCTGGGTGCTCCGCAGCCGCGGCGCCGGCGCACCGAGCCTTCAGGTCGGGGCTCTCGGACCGAGCGGATACCCGCACTACGGGTATTCGAATCAATGGTGGACCTTGGGCGGACCGCACAGGGCGTTCACAGGGCTCGGCGTGCACGGACAGTACCTCTGGGTCGATCCGGATCGAGAGACCGTCATCGTGAAGACCAGCGCATGGAACCATCCCGACGACCCGGACCGAGATCGCGAGACCGTCGCCGCCCTCAGCGCAGTCGTCGACGCTCTCCAGGAGAGCGGTTCGACAACAGCCCCAGGATAG
- a CDS encoding TetR/AcrR family transcriptional regulator, translating to MQEQRPRGPRSGHPLTKAVIIDAAMLIVEQGGANALTLRRLGAELGTDHTAVLRHFRGKDQIILGLAERLMSEALSEFEPGSGWRATLSQLARQVRQTCIRHPSVAVLAAMRVSRSPDEFRGADIVIAALSQVGLRGRKAALIYRTITDLALAAGSYEAAMLTLDESARDGDREALRREYLLASPRDYPHLAAVAQFLADVDDEEQFETALELILDGIEVHAARVAGSSETSPG from the coding sequence ATGCAGGAACAGCGCCCGCGAGGTCCGCGCAGCGGGCACCCGCTCACCAAAGCGGTCATCATCGACGCCGCGATGCTGATCGTCGAACAGGGAGGGGCCAACGCCCTGACTCTCCGCCGCCTCGGCGCGGAACTCGGCACCGATCACACGGCTGTCCTACGTCATTTCCGAGGCAAGGATCAGATCATCCTCGGCCTCGCAGAGAGGCTGATGTCGGAGGCGCTGTCGGAGTTCGAGCCGGGGAGCGGGTGGCGTGCGACGCTGTCTCAACTGGCTCGTCAGGTGCGGCAGACCTGTATCCGGCATCCTTCTGTCGCCGTCCTCGCCGCCATGCGGGTGTCGCGGAGTCCGGACGAGTTCCGCGGGGCGGACATCGTCATAGCGGCCCTGTCGCAGGTGGGGCTCCGTGGCAGGAAGGCGGCGTTGATCTATCGCACGATCACCGACCTGGCGTTGGCCGCCGGCTCCTACGAGGCCGCGATGCTGACGCTCGACGAGTCGGCGCGCGATGGCGACCGCGAAGCGCTTCGGCGCGAGTATCTGCTGGCGTCACCGCGTGACTATCCGCATCTGGCCGCCGTCGCCCAGTTCCTGGCCGATGTCGACGACGAAGAGCAGTTCGAGACCGCGCTCGAGCTCATCCTGGATGGTATCGAGGTGCACGCAGCGCGCGTCGCAGGTTCCTCGGAGACGTCCCCTGGGTAG
- a CDS encoding GNAT family N-acetyltransferase yields MVREALRFTESRVLEGAHGGESDSLTSGGRGALRAVSVWYPPGADEVSDEAHPAYEALVGELLDAEAAAALEQAGVRFADARPSEPHAYLTLLGVAPEARGGGHGMALLRTALAQYDEAGIPTYLESSNPANDARYERLGYRPRDVVELAGGARVQTFWRDPHVARPTF; encoded by the coding sequence ATGGTTAGGGAAGCCCTGCGTTTCACCGAGTCGCGAGTACTCGAGGGTGCTCACGGTGGTGAGAGCGACTCGCTGACGTCGGGCGGCCGCGGCGCACTTCGTGCCGTCTCCGTGTGGTATCCGCCGGGCGCAGACGAGGTTTCCGACGAGGCCCATCCTGCATACGAGGCCCTGGTCGGCGAACTGCTGGATGCGGAGGCGGCTGCCGCTTTGGAGCAGGCCGGTGTCCGGTTCGCTGATGCCCGGCCCAGCGAACCGCACGCCTACCTGACATTGCTCGGCGTAGCTCCCGAGGCCCGTGGCGGCGGGCACGGCATGGCGTTGCTCAGGACGGCACTCGCCCAGTACGACGAGGCGGGGATCCCTACCTATCTGGAGTCGTCGAACCCGGCGAACGATGCACGATACGAAAGACTCGGGTACCGCCCCCGCGATGTCGTGGAACTCGCAGGCGGTGCGCGGGTGCAGACCTTCTGGCGTGATCCGCACGTCGCTCGACCGACGTTCTGA
- a CDS encoding MFS transporter: MAVQISPAPANASGRRTAAAAGVALVVIAGAALESFLLPALPHIQHEFGVDAATGALAQVAPTLTTVIVTPLAGRFADVYGAKRTLAALLVIVTAGGLTSAFAPIFSILVLGQVLQGFALGVLPVAFVVVRGLFTAGAIATASGGLVALTVGGAGLGVLIAGPLIENTSRAVLFGIPTAVVIIGGMIFFVSRARLALRAQDGPTRIDWAGACALSLTLIVTVVWLASTSSSGWLAPGSLLLLAVAVALTIAWVLIERRVAQPMIAVATLRSRAVGGAAAMGVGIGAAYASLVYLLPQQISQPADGYGLGASATQTGFFLTVAFAAGFVASPIAGRIAVRLGTRVVGAGAMLVLATGTFVATLSTEPAAIIAALAFAGIGAGSASTVAFSSATSGAVEHEVGVSTALVTIARAIGGAFATQVVASIISTSATAAGGVPDLSAFRIGLLIAMGVAIVGAVLALLLPKGSGRSLAPEPS; this comes from the coding sequence ATGGCAGTACAGATCTCCCCCGCGCCCGCGAACGCCAGCGGCCGACGCACCGCAGCCGCGGCCGGTGTCGCCCTCGTCGTCATCGCAGGTGCCGCACTCGAGAGCTTCCTTCTCCCGGCGCTCCCACATATCCAGCACGAGTTCGGGGTGGATGCTGCGACGGGGGCGCTCGCGCAGGTGGCACCGACCCTGACGACGGTCATCGTCACGCCCCTCGCCGGAAGATTCGCCGACGTCTACGGCGCAAAGCGCACCCTCGCTGCGTTGCTCGTGATCGTCACTGCGGGTGGGCTCACCAGCGCCTTCGCCCCGATCTTTTCGATACTCGTGCTCGGGCAGGTGCTGCAGGGATTCGCGCTCGGCGTCCTCCCCGTTGCCTTCGTGGTCGTACGCGGACTCTTCACCGCAGGTGCGATCGCGACGGCATCCGGCGGCCTCGTGGCCCTCACCGTCGGCGGCGCCGGTCTCGGCGTCCTGATCGCCGGCCCCCTCATCGAGAACACCTCCCGCGCCGTGCTCTTCGGAATTCCTACCGCAGTGGTCATCATCGGCGGGATGATCTTCTTCGTCTCCCGGGCGCGCCTCGCCCTCCGCGCGCAGGACGGCCCCACCCGCATCGACTGGGCCGGTGCCTGTGCACTCTCGCTCACGCTCATCGTCACAGTGGTGTGGCTCGCGAGCACGTCCTCCTCTGGCTGGCTCGCACCGGGCTCACTCCTCCTGCTCGCCGTAGCCGTCGCCCTCACCATCGCATGGGTGCTCATCGAACGCCGTGTCGCACAGCCCATGATCGCCGTCGCTACGCTGAGATCGCGGGCGGTCGGCGGTGCAGCGGCCATGGGCGTCGGGATCGGCGCAGCCTACGCCTCGCTCGTCTATCTCCTGCCGCAGCAGATCTCTCAGCCCGCTGACGGCTATGGCCTCGGTGCGAGCGCGACACAGACCGGATTCTTCCTCACCGTCGCGTTCGCGGCCGGATTCGTCGCTTCACCCATCGCAGGCAGAATCGCAGTCCGTCTCGGCACGCGCGTGGTCGGTGCGGGGGCGATGCTCGTTCTTGCAACAGGCACCTTCGTCGCGACACTCTCGACAGAGCCTGCGGCGATCATCGCCGCACTCGCGTTCGCCGGAATCGGCGCCGGCTCGGCATCAACCGTAGCCTTCTCTTCGGCCACGTCGGGCGCGGTCGAGCATGAGGTGGGCGTCTCCACCGCCCTTGTGACGATCGCACGCGCGATCGGCGGGGCGTTTGCGACACAGGTCGTGGCGTCCATCATCTCGACGAGTGCCACGGCCGCAGGTGGGGTTCCGGATCTTTCGGCTTTTCGCATCGGACTCCTCATAGCGATGGGCGTCGCGATCGTCGGCGCGGTACTCGCGCTCCTGCTCCCGAAGGGCAGTGGCCGCTCCCTGGCACCGGAGCCTTCGTGA
- a CDS encoding amidase, translating into MPAPHDLTALELRSAYERRELGVVEVISAALDRARLDDLGAFTTLNPEQALDQASAAQLRIDTNTAGPLTGVPTSIKDLEPTRGIRTTLGSAVFADWIPDFDDIIVTTMREAGLVSLGKTTVPELGAACYTEPAVAAPSRSPYAPERSAAGSSGGAAVAVSARLVPVSQGSDTAGSLRSPASACGVVGFKPSRGLLTGGLTGADGIGLSSKGPLARTVRDTAALLDAMATAAPVGTVHPARRGGFLTACDEEVPVLRVVITDGSISGGPVDSRIEDACSAAGAALERLGHRVERRHQSVDPDLVRGFTQIFSALAAAKPVPDGAEPRLRPIVRHLRERARSTESGELAAAILTVQSRAGAWAEQFRDADIVIAPTITRLPAMIGELRNDADPAAELEAMTRFTGNTIIANATGFPAVSLPLGWTEDGIPLGVMLTARWGRDDLLLAVSALLERALPWSTREPCAI; encoded by the coding sequence ATGCCCGCTCCGCACGACCTCACCGCACTCGAGCTTCGCTCCGCATACGAGAGGCGGGAACTCGGCGTCGTCGAAGTCATCAGCGCCGCCCTCGACAGGGCACGGCTCGACGATCTCGGCGCATTCACGACCCTCAATCCCGAACAGGCCCTCGACCAGGCATCCGCGGCTCAACTGCGTATCGACACGAACACCGCCGGCCCGCTCACGGGGGTGCCGACATCAATCAAAGACCTCGAACCGACCCGCGGCATCCGCACAACGTTGGGATCCGCCGTGTTCGCAGACTGGATCCCGGACTTCGACGACATCATCGTGACGACCATGCGCGAGGCGGGCCTCGTCTCGCTCGGAAAGACCACCGTGCCCGAGCTTGGCGCCGCGTGCTACACCGAGCCCGCAGTCGCCGCACCGAGTCGCAGCCCCTACGCCCCCGAACGTTCGGCCGCGGGTTCGAGCGGCGGAGCAGCCGTCGCCGTGAGCGCTCGGCTTGTACCCGTGAGCCAGGGAAGCGACACAGCAGGCTCGCTGCGCTCCCCGGCGAGCGCCTGCGGCGTCGTCGGATTCAAACCCAGCAGGGGGCTGCTCACCGGCGGGTTGACCGGCGCCGACGGCATCGGCCTGTCCAGCAAGGGCCCGCTCGCGCGCACTGTGCGCGACACCGCAGCCCTGCTCGATGCCATGGCGACGGCTGCTCCGGTCGGTACCGTGCATCCCGCACGCCGCGGCGGCTTCCTGACGGCGTGCGACGAAGAGGTGCCGGTGCTTCGCGTGGTCATCACGGACGGCTCGATCTCCGGTGGTCCTGTCGACTCCCGAATCGAAGATGCCTGCTCCGCCGCCGGTGCCGCCCTCGAACGGCTCGGACACCGCGTCGAACGACGACATCAGAGCGTCGACCCGGACCTCGTCAGGGGCTTCACACAGATCTTCAGCGCCCTCGCCGCAGCCAAGCCTGTACCCGACGGCGCCGAGCCACGGCTGCGGCCGATCGTGCGCCACCTCAGGGAGCGCGCTCGCTCGACAGAATCCGGCGAGCTCGCAGCCGCCATCCTCACGGTGCAGTCCCGCGCCGGAGCCTGGGCCGAGCAGTTCCGCGACGCCGACATCGTGATCGCCCCTACGATCACACGCCTGCCGGCGATGATCGGAGAGCTCCGCAACGACGCCGACCCCGCCGCGGAGCTCGAGGCGATGACGCGCTTCACGGGGAACACGATCATCGCGAACGCCACCGGGTTCCCTGCGGTGAGCCTCCCCCTGGGCTGGACGGAAGACGGCATCCCGCTCGGGGTCATGCTCACCGCGCGTTGGGGCCGAGACGACCTGCTTCTCGCCGTGTCCGCCCTCCTCGAGCGCGCACTGCCGTGGAGTACCCGCGAACCCTGCGCGATCTGA
- a CDS encoding TetR/AcrR family transcriptional regulator: protein MVSQLPIRARAGRKPSVDIDRLLAEAADLADDSGLDAVTFRALSERLGVSPMAVHRASGGIDALRHALIATLVEEAVARVSWPEGWRGVVTMFAYSLRDLLLRHPLVLEAHRMAALDAPGADDVAHRVVDALASAGLTSEQAAYGYAAVHDFVTGHVAIRLGRGEIELLQISASRRDASVFAEHHDYDRRFETGLQILLAGLERAVEA, encoded by the coding sequence ATGGTATCGCAACTCCCGATTCGCGCAAGAGCCGGCCGGAAACCCTCGGTGGATATCGACCGGCTACTTGCCGAGGCGGCGGATCTCGCGGATGACAGCGGGCTCGACGCCGTGACGTTCCGTGCGCTCAGCGAGCGTCTCGGCGTCTCGCCCATGGCGGTTCATCGAGCCAGCGGCGGGATCGACGCCCTGCGCCATGCACTCATCGCGACTCTCGTCGAGGAGGCTGTCGCGCGCGTCTCGTGGCCTGAGGGATGGCGTGGTGTCGTAACGATGTTCGCCTACAGCCTGCGTGATCTGCTGCTGCGGCATCCGCTCGTACTCGAGGCGCACCGGATGGCGGCGCTCGACGCCCCCGGCGCCGACGATGTTGCTCACAGAGTCGTCGACGCCCTCGCTTCGGCGGGTCTGACATCTGAACAAGCGGCCTACGGTTACGCCGCTGTGCACGACTTCGTCACGGGACACGTGGCGATCAGGCTCGGGCGGGGTGAGATCGAACTGCTGCAGATCTCAGCATCCCGCCGCGACGCCTCAGTCTTCGCTGAGCACCACGACTACGACCGCCGTTTTGAGACCGGTCTGCAGATTCTGCTTGCAGGGCTCGAGCGCGCGGTCGAGGCATGA
- a CDS encoding alpha/beta fold hydrolase — protein sequence MIPDEAVETVDLPETRTLAVADGREITWCEFGDPRGVPVLAAHGSPGSRYQLLPLDEAARAAGVRLIAPDRPGFGGTSPNPPNGFHTWDADAVALLDALGLKAVTVLGFSGGAGYALALASSAQTRVSRLVIVCGMIPGAPRSVLIGRIPIISVLYRVSRWLPALATAMLEGRGPFRNTREANLAAWPAADRVVMADPRTKMLMAADAAASTAQGARAGIDDLRRYHRPLPEGLESIRQPVRLLHGAADGNVPIGVARWAVSRLPSASLQEIPAGGHYFAVISADLVVEALLAAP from the coding sequence ATGATTCCCGACGAGGCCGTGGAGACGGTGGATCTTCCTGAAACCCGCACTCTCGCTGTGGCCGACGGTCGTGAGATCACCTGGTGCGAGTTCGGCGATCCGCGCGGTGTCCCTGTGCTCGCCGCGCATGGTTCTCCGGGTTCGCGTTACCAGCTGCTGCCTCTGGATGAAGCGGCCCGCGCTGCGGGTGTCCGCCTGATCGCGCCTGATCGCCCCGGATTCGGCGGTACGTCGCCGAATCCGCCGAACGGATTCCACACCTGGGATGCTGATGCTGTGGCGCTCCTCGACGCGCTCGGCCTGAAGGCAGTCACGGTGCTCGGGTTCTCGGGCGGTGCCGGATACGCACTCGCTCTCGCCTCGTCGGCGCAGACCAGGGTGTCTCGACTGGTTATCGTATGTGGAATGATCCCCGGCGCCCCGCGGTCTGTACTTATCGGACGCATCCCCATCATCTCGGTCCTCTACCGTGTGAGCCGGTGGCTTCCGGCGCTCGCCACCGCAATGCTGGAGGGCCGCGGCCCGTTCCGGAACACCCGCGAGGCGAACCTCGCGGCGTGGCCGGCGGCTGATCGCGTCGTCATGGCGGATCCCCGGACGAAGATGCTCATGGCCGCCGATGCCGCCGCCAGCACCGCGCAAGGTGCGCGGGCCGGTATCGACGATCTCAGACGCTACCATCGCCCATTGCCGGAGGGTCTCGAATCGATCCGGCAACCGGTGCGACTTCTGCACGGCGCCGCAGATGGCAACGTACCCATCGGAGTCGCGCGATGGGCGGTCTCCCGTCTTCCCTCTGCGAGTCTGCAGGAGATCCCCGCGGGAGGTCACTACTTCGCGGTGATTTCCGCCGACCTTGTCGTAGAAGCACTGCTCGCCGCACCCTGA
- a CDS encoding mandelate racemase/muconate lactonizing enzyme family protein produces the protein MATIRRVRPILLSAPYGDPETSMENILHLPSGLRTAGFVEITLSDGTIGIGEGYLAVFAPEVFRSIVDLLGPVLIGAEADDIGTRFRDLVTTTGYWSLQGAARHVVSAIEIALQDCAARSAGLPLWRYLGGSDDHPLRAYASGGDSRNPHAMLAEIEQVSDLGIDVFKIRARADQTEKARWTQAAAARRGIDIAIDMTQNLMVPSQTVEDVLQFAQQLITDGGTRPAFLEEVLGPDQIHHLPDLRSRTDIPIAGGEIVTTEAELCDRLRKGSYDIVQPDATVIGGIRPVLDVFDTARESNTDVYVHCWGAGVGVLANYHAASARGGQVVEWPLPQFALRSELLRGCAVITAGHITLGEKPGLGVEITPALEREFPFREDAVYRSLVPPSPAHSAWL, from the coding sequence ATGGCCACCATCCGAAGAGTCCGACCGATCCTGCTGAGCGCACCCTACGGCGACCCGGAGACGAGCATGGAGAACATCCTGCATCTCCCCAGCGGGCTGCGCACCGCGGGGTTCGTCGAGATCACGCTGAGCGACGGGACCATCGGCATCGGCGAGGGGTATCTCGCCGTGTTCGCGCCAGAGGTGTTCCGCAGCATCGTGGATCTCCTCGGTCCCGTCCTCATCGGCGCAGAGGCAGACGACATCGGGACCCGCTTCCGCGACCTCGTGACCACCACGGGTTATTGGAGCCTTCAAGGGGCGGCGAGACATGTCGTCAGCGCGATCGAGATCGCACTGCAGGATTGCGCGGCCCGTTCAGCGGGCCTGCCGCTCTGGCGATACCTAGGAGGCTCGGACGATCACCCTCTCCGCGCGTATGCGAGCGGCGGAGACTCACGAAACCCGCACGCCATGCTCGCCGAGATCGAACAGGTCTCGGACCTCGGGATCGACGTGTTCAAGATCCGCGCCCGCGCCGACCAGACAGAGAAGGCGCGGTGGACTCAGGCTGCCGCCGCCCGCAGAGGGATCGACATCGCCATCGACATGACCCAGAACCTCATGGTCCCTTCACAGACCGTTGAGGACGTGCTCCAATTCGCTCAGCAGCTCATCACCGATGGCGGGACGCGCCCCGCTTTCCTCGAGGAGGTGCTGGGCCCAGATCAGATCCACCACCTGCCGGATCTCAGATCACGCACCGACATCCCGATCGCCGGAGGCGAGATCGTCACCACGGAAGCAGAACTCTGCGACCGGCTGCGGAAGGGAAGTTACGACATCGTCCAGCCCGATGCCACCGTGATCGGGGGCATCCGCCCCGTACTCGACGTCTTCGACACCGCACGGGAGTCGAACACCGACGTGTATGTGCACTGCTGGGGCGCCGGAGTAGGAGTGCTCGCCAACTACCACGCGGCGTCCGCAAGAGGGGGCCAGGTGGTCGAATGGCCGCTACCGCAGTTCGCACTGCGATCCGAACTGCTCCGCGGTTGTGCCGTGATCACGGCAGGCCATATCACCCTGGGCGAGAAGCCCGGATTGGGCGTGGAGATCACCCCGGCGCTCGAACGCGAGTTCCCGTTCCGGGAGGATGCCGTCTACCGCAGCCTCGTGCCCCCGTCGCCGGCGCACAGCGCATGGCTGTAG
- a CDS encoding NAD(P)-dependent oxidoreductase, giving the protein MNIAVVAHLDERGLSCCRDGLTDDIVRWRSDGTGSPEWHDSYRDCEIVFGTVPASWLPRLTALRWLQLESTGYEYYQDSALDLDRRGIVVTNLRGQFAEPATETALAGALGLMRGLDILSPAQRERRWQSLEVRPGTTLLARSRALVLGAGAIGGHVRQVLEAFGTRVQSFARSSPLAELHDLTALDAALPDADLIISCLPSTSSTRLLFDQERLSRLSRTAILVNIGRGDLIDEEALAAALEAGDIGGCVLDVTKQEPLPSTSRLWTAPGVVLTQHTGGGHRDELVDKAKYFLANLERWRTGSALIGQVDWSQGI; this is encoded by the coding sequence GTGAACATCGCCGTCGTCGCCCATCTCGATGAACGAGGCCTCTCATGCTGCCGCGACGGGCTCACTGACGACATCGTCCGTTGGCGGAGCGATGGCACGGGCTCACCGGAGTGGCACGATTCCTACCGCGATTGCGAGATCGTCTTCGGAACCGTTCCCGCCTCATGGCTCCCGCGCCTCACCGCACTGCGATGGCTGCAGCTGGAATCGACCGGCTATGAGTACTACCAGGACAGTGCGCTCGATCTCGACCGACGTGGAATCGTCGTCACCAACCTCCGCGGGCAGTTCGCAGAGCCAGCCACAGAGACCGCCCTGGCCGGCGCGCTGGGCCTGATGCGTGGGCTCGACATCCTCTCCCCCGCCCAACGTGAGCGACGGTGGCAGAGCCTCGAGGTGCGACCCGGCACGACGCTGCTCGCGCGCAGTCGCGCGCTCGTCCTCGGAGCAGGGGCGATCGGCGGGCACGTGCGCCAGGTGCTCGAGGCGTTCGGCACCCGAGTGCAGAGCTTCGCACGCAGCTCACCGCTGGCCGAGCTGCACGACCTGACGGCCCTCGACGCCGCTCTCCCTGACGCCGACCTGATCATCAGCTGCCTGCCGAGCACGTCGAGCACTCGGCTGCTTTTCGATCAGGAGCGACTCTCGCGGCTGTCGCGCACGGCCATTCTGGTGAACATCGGTCGTGGCGATCTGATCGACGAGGAGGCCCTCGCCGCTGCACTCGAGGCCGGCGACATCGGCGGGTGCGTACTCGATGTGACGAAACAAGAGCCTCTCCCCTCGACGAGTCGGCTCTGGACCGCGCCCGGCGTCGTTCTGACCCAGCACACGGGTGGAGGACACCGCGATGAGCTCGTCGACAAAGCCAAGTACTTCCTGGCGAACCTCGAGCGATGGAGGACCGGTTCCGCTCTCATCGGCCAGGTCGACTGGAGCCAGGGGATCTGA